The genomic DNA GTATTAACATTAAAGATATCTTCTAACCAAAAACTCATCTAATTAACTACTAAAAGGAGTTTTATTAAATTGGAAATCATTGAGGCAGATGTAGTTATTATCGGTGGAGGTCCGGCCGGATGTACTTGCGCACTTTATACATCTCGTTCAAACTTAAAGACTGTAATTTTAGATAAAAATCCATCTGTTGGCGCCTTAGCTATAACTCATCAGATAGCTAATTATCCAGGTGTTCCTGTAGATATAAGTGGTGAGAAATTACTTACTCTAATGAGAGAACAGGCTGTGCAATATGGTACAGACTATAGAAGAGCACAAGTGTTTGGGATAGACTCTAGTGGAGAATGGAAAACGGTTTATACACCTGAAGGAACCTTCAAGGCTAAAGCACTTGTTCTTGCAAGTGGAGCTATGGGTAGGCCTGCATCATTCAAGGGAGAAGCGGATTTTCTTGGTAAAGGAGTAAGTTATTGTGCTACATGTGATGGAGCTTTTTATAAAAATAGAGAAGTTGCCGTGGTTGGAGTGAACAAGGAGGCAATTGAAGAGGCAACTGTTCTTACTAAGTTTGCTTCTACTGTCCATTGGATTACATCAAGTGATCCTAAATCAGATAATGAAGAAGCTATGGAATTGATGGATAATTCAAATATAAAACATTGGAGTAGAACAAGATTATTAGAAATATTGGGTGATGATATGGGTGTGAACGGAGTTGTTGTAAAAAATAAGCAAGAGGAAAATCCTATTAATTTAAATTTAGATGGAGTCTTTGTCTATATGAGTGGTTCAAAGCCAATTACTGATTTTTTAGGGGATCAAATTGCTTTAAAAGAAGACGGAGGAGTTATTGTGGATGACTTTATGTCTACAAACTCTGATGGAGTGTGGGCTATTGGAGATATAAGAAATACACCATTTAAGCAAGCCGTTGTTGCAGCTTCTGATGGATGTATTGCCGCAATGTCAATTGATAGATATTTAAATAGTAGAAAAAATATAAGAGTTGATTGGATTCATTCGTGAAAACTAAATATTAGAGGGGGGTTGCTTCAGAAATATAAGCGACTCCTCCGTAATAGCTTAAATCATCCCTAATGTTATCTCT from Prochlorococcus marinus CUG1416 includes the following:
- a CDS encoding NAD(P)/FAD-dependent oxidoreductase, giving the protein MEIIEADVVIIGGGPAGCTCALYTSRSNLKTVILDKNPSVGALAITHQIANYPGVPVDISGEKLLTLMREQAVQYGTDYRRAQVFGIDSSGEWKTVYTPEGTFKAKALVLASGAMGRPASFKGEADFLGKGVSYCATCDGAFYKNREVAVVGVNKEAIEEATVLTKFASTVHWITSSDPKSDNEEAMELMDNSNIKHWSRTRLLEILGDDMGVNGVVVKNKQEENPINLNLDGVFVYMSGSKPITDFLGDQIALKEDGGVIVDDFMSTNSDGVWAIGDIRNTPFKQAVVAASDGCIAAMSIDRYLNSRKNIRVDWIHS